One window of Thalassovita mediterranea genomic DNA carries:
- a CDS encoding fumarylacetoacetate hydrolase family protein — MKLASLKQGRDGQLVVVSKDLTRYAEATHIAPTLQAALDDWDLVAPKLAALANDVEVGSVPTKRFHEHDCESPLPRAYQWADGSAYINHVELVRKARGAEVPESFYSDPLMYQGGSDSFLGPRDNIPLGDKAWGLDFEAEVCVVTGDVPMGIDAKAALDQVKLIMICNDVSLRGLIPNELAKGFGFFQSKPSSAFSPVAVTPDELGDAWKDGKLHLPMLSTYNGKPFGKPECDVDMTFDFGTLVAHAAKTRPLCAGTIIGSGTISNRDSDGGAGKPVADGGLGYSCIAEIRMIETIRDGKPATSFMDVGDNIRIEVKDKAGHTVFGAIEQDVVKA, encoded by the coding sequence ATGAAACTCGCCAGCCTCAAACAGGGACGCGACGGCCAGCTGGTCGTCGTCTCGAAAGATCTCACCCGCTATGCCGAAGCGACGCATATCGCGCCGACGCTGCAAGCCGCGCTCGATGATTGGGACCTTGTGGCGCCGAAACTGGCCGCCCTCGCCAATGACGTCGAAGTCGGCTCCGTCCCGACCAAGCGCTTTCATGAGCATGACTGCGAATCGCCGCTGCCACGCGCCTATCAGTGGGCCGACGGCTCTGCCTACATCAACCATGTGGAGCTAGTCAGAAAAGCGCGCGGCGCAGAAGTGCCGGAAAGCTTCTACTCAGACCCGCTCATGTATCAGGGTGGCTCTGACAGCTTCCTTGGTCCGCGCGACAACATCCCGCTTGGCGACAAGGCCTGGGGCCTCGACTTTGAGGCAGAGGTCTGCGTCGTGACCGGCGACGTTCCGATGGGCATCGACGCCAAAGCGGCGCTCGATCAGGTGAAGCTCATCATGATCTGTAATGATGTCAGCCTGCGCGGCCTCATCCCGAATGAGCTTGCCAAGGGCTTCGGCTTCTTCCAGTCCAAACCGTCCAGCGCTTTTTCGCCGGTTGCCGTGACGCCTGATGAGCTGGGCGACGCCTGGAAGGATGGCAAGCTGCACCTGCCCATGCTTTCGACCTATAATGGCAAGCCGTTCGGCAAGCCTGAATGCGATGTCGACATGACTTTCGACTTCGGCACGCTGGTCGCCCACGCAGCAAAGACCCGCCCGCTCTGTGCTGGCACGATCATCGGCTCCGGCACAATCTCTAACCGTGATTCCGATGGCGGCGCTGGCAAGCCCGTCGCCGATGGCGGCCTTGGCTATTCCTGCATCGCCGAGATCCGCATGATCGAGACGATCCGTGACGGCAAGCCCGCGACCAGCTTCATGGATGTTGGCGACAACATCCGCATCGAAGTGAAGGACAAGGCCGGGCACACCGTCTTCGGCGCCATTGAGCAGGATGTGGTGAAGGCATGA
- the phhA gene encoding phenylalanine 4-monooxygenase: MSNHSEKPANARDDWTIDQGWSDYTADEHAVWDLLYKRQMDVLPGRAAPEFLEGLKALDLGKGGIPEFEAMSDELEALTGWRVVAVPGLVPDEVFFDHLANRRFPAGQFIRKRNELDYLQEPDVFHDVFGHVPMLTNPVFADYMEAYGKGGLRSLDFAALKNLAALYWYTVEFGLIQTDEGLRIYGAGIVSSKTESIFALEDPSPNRIGFDLERLMKTDYRIDDFQQTYFVIDSYEQLFDATVKTDFAPIYDRMQGKFALKPEDVVADDDVITRGSQAYAKAGGRLAPVDGGK, encoded by the coding sequence ATGAGCAACCATTCCGAAAAACCCGCCAACGCAAGAGACGACTGGACCATTGATCAGGGCTGGTCGGATTATACGGCCGATGAGCATGCTGTCTGGGACCTCTTGTACAAGCGGCAGATGGACGTGCTGCCGGGCCGTGCGGCGCCTGAATTCCTCGAAGGCCTGAAGGCGCTGGACCTCGGCAAGGGCGGCATTCCCGAATTTGAAGCCATGTCGGACGAGCTTGAAGCCCTGACTGGCTGGCGCGTGGTGGCTGTCCCCGGCCTCGTGCCGGACGAGGTATTCTTCGACCATCTCGCCAATCGCCGCTTTCCGGCAGGCCAGTTCATCCGCAAACGCAATGAACTCGATTACCTGCAGGAGCCGGACGTCTTTCACGATGTCTTTGGCCATGTGCCGATGCTGACCAATCCGGTCTTCGCCGACTATATGGAAGCCTATGGCAAGGGCGGTCTGCGCAGCCTCGACTTTGCGGCCCTCAAGAACCTCGCAGCGCTCTACTGGTACACCGTGGAGTTCGGGCTGATCCAGACCGATGAAGGCCTTCGCATCTATGGCGCGGGGATTGTGTCATCGAAAACCGAGAGCATCTTCGCGCTGGAAGACCCCTCTCCCAACCGGATCGGGTTTGACCTCGAACGCCTGATGAAGACTGACTACCGGATCGATGATTTCCAGCAGACCTATTTCGTCATCGACAGCTATGAGCAGCTTTTCGATGCCACGGTGAAGACAGATTTTGCGCCCATCTATGACCGGATGCAGGGGAAGTTCGCACTGAAGCCTGAAGATGTCGTCGCAGATGACGATGTGATCACGCGAGGCAGCCAGGCTTATGCGAAGGCGGGCGGGCGGCTCGCCCCAGTGGATGGCGGCAAGTGA
- the maiA gene encoding maleylacetoacetate isomerase — protein MSELKLYDYWRSSAAYRLRIALNLKGLDYTSQSVNIAPGADEQFQDGYRALNPQMRVPTLEVDGRRSGQSMAILEWLDETYPEPSFFPADSWARLQVRAFADIIACDIHPINNLSVLIKLRKELGQDDAGVGEWYRDWIIRGFTALEEMAEPHKANAFLFSDKPTLADICLVPQMANARRYDTDLSQFPRLVEVDAACQEVEAFAKAAPEMVKPD, from the coding sequence ATGAGTGAGCTGAAACTCTATGACTACTGGCGCTCATCCGCAGCTTACAGGCTGCGGATCGCGCTGAACCTGAAAGGCCTCGACTATACCTCCCAGTCGGTGAACATCGCCCCGGGCGCGGATGAGCAGTTTCAGGATGGCTACCGCGCGCTCAACCCGCAGATGCGCGTGCCGACGCTGGAGGTCGATGGCCGCCGCTCGGGCCAGTCCATGGCGATACTTGAGTGGCTGGATGAAACCTATCCTGAGCCATCATTCTTCCCGGCTGACAGCTGGGCCCGCCTTCAGGTGCGCGCCTTCGCCGACATCATCGCCTGCGACATCCACCCCATCAACAATTTGTCAGTGCTGATCAAGCTTCGCAAAGAGCTGGGGCAGGACGATGCGGGCGTCGGTGAGTGGTACCGCGACTGGATTATCCGGGGTTTCACGGCGCTGGAAGAAATGGCTGAGCCTCACAAGGCCAATGCCTTCCTGTTCAGCGATAAGCCAACGCTGGCTGATATCTGCCTCGTGCCGCAAATGGCGAATGCGCGCCGCTACGATACTGACCTCAGCCAGTTTCCGCGACTGGTCGAAGTGGATGCGGCCTGCCAAGAGGTTGAGGCTTTCGCGAAAGCCGCTCCTGAAATGGTGAAGCCGGACTAA